In Listeria monocytogenes, the following proteins share a genomic window:
- a CDS encoding acyl-CoA thioesterase: protein MEKRQTKFCKESLVIKTSRVFPSDTNNHNTLFGGRLMTYIDDTASISASRHCRTEIVTASTDSVDFLKPIKNDHSVCLESYVASTGRSSMEIFVKIIAENLKTGERYLAATSFLTFVALDADGKTVEVPLVEPETEEQKRIHAGAEARSIARKIRLKENQSLAESLSTDIPW from the coding sequence ATGGAAAAAAGACAAACAAAATTTTGTAAAGAATCACTAGTAATTAAAACGAGCCGGGTTTTCCCGTCAGACACGAATAATCATAATACCCTTTTTGGTGGTAGATTGATGACTTATATTGATGATACGGCTTCTATCAGCGCCTCTCGTCATTGTCGTACGGAAATTGTCACTGCATCGACAGACTCAGTGGATTTCCTAAAACCGATTAAAAATGATCACTCTGTTTGCTTAGAGTCTTATGTAGCTTCAACGGGCAGAAGTTCAATGGAAATCTTCGTTAAAATTATTGCGGAGAATTTGAAAACAGGAGAACGTTACTTAGCGGCGACATCCTTTTTAACATTTGTGGCGTTGGATGCTGATGGTAAAACTGTAGAAGTACCACTCGTTGAACCAGAAACAGAAGAACAAAAAAGAATCCACGCGGGCGCCGAGGCAAGAAGTATTGCGCGCAAAATCCGTTTGAAAGAAAACCAATCATTAGCGGAATCATTATCAACAGATATTCCGTGGTGA
- the cmk gene encoding (d)CMP kinase, whose product MTKKICIAIDGPAAAGKSTVAKIVAKKLRFVYIDTGAMYRAVTYIALKNNIAYEDEKGIAALLQKTVIRFEPGEIQQVFVGNENVTEVIRSLEITNHVSIVAAHPSIREALQERQQVFATEGGIVMDGRDIGTAVLPNAELKIFLLASVEERAERRYKENMAKGFAGDLDQLKKEIEERDHLDYTRTHSPLKKADDAIEVDTTSMSIDEVANKILSLAELKINN is encoded by the coding sequence ATGACTAAAAAGATATGTATCGCGATTGATGGACCAGCTGCAGCAGGAAAAAGTACGGTAGCGAAAATCGTAGCGAAAAAATTGCGTTTTGTTTATATTGATACGGGTGCGATGTATCGTGCAGTAACCTATATTGCTTTAAAAAATAACATTGCTTACGAAGATGAAAAAGGAATAGCAGCCCTACTTCAAAAAACAGTTATTCGTTTTGAACCTGGCGAAATACAACAAGTATTTGTAGGTAACGAAAATGTGACAGAAGTAATTCGGTCATTAGAAATAACCAACCATGTTTCTATCGTTGCTGCGCATCCATCTATTCGTGAAGCACTTCAAGAGCGTCAACAAGTTTTTGCGACAGAGGGTGGAATTGTTATGGATGGCCGAGATATCGGGACGGCAGTTCTTCCAAATGCTGAACTAAAAATATTCTTACTTGCAAGCGTAGAAGAACGGGCGGAACGTCGTTATAAAGAAAATATGGCGAAAGGTTTTGCTGGAGATCTAGACCAACTCAAAAAAGAAATTGAAGAGCGAGATCATTTAGATTACACAAGAACACATTCCCCATTAAAAAAAGCAGACGATGCCATTGAAGTAGATACAACATCGATGTCGATTGATGAAGTGGCTAACAAAATTCTTTCACTAGCAGAACTAAAAATCAATAATTAA
- a CDS encoding ATP-dependent DNA helicase RecQ — translation MNLEQELKEYLGFDAFRPGQKEVIETALAKRNCFAMLPTGTGKTICYQLAGHLMEGLVLIVSPLLSLMQDQMERMRAHGEKRVAALNSFLKREEKSQILANIHLYKFIFLSPEMLNNEAVKNLLLKQKISLFVIDEAHCISQWGHDFRPDYLMLGQFIKEANFPVTMVLTATATKKVRVDILTQLHLTDCEQIIYSVNRPNISLQVEKFSSQQLKKERLYELVRKLQTPGIIYFSSKKLAESIAHELSEIAELRVAYYHGDMDTEDRIIIQQQFVYGQLDIICATSAFGMGIDKADIRFVIHYHMPADLEAYLQEIGRAGRDGKDSVAILLYANGDEFIQMQLADQDIPDANLMNLTNEQRKTLPETEQRFIEYYQRSGLSTKELTAKMNYRKKWKRANLQQFIGYLHTEDCRRNYILRYFEETPIEATPENCCDLDGAEITYFEKREKIQLKEIPTWEAYLSYLLQ, via the coding sequence GTGAATTTAGAACAGGAATTAAAAGAATATCTTGGATTTGATGCGTTTCGCCCTGGTCAAAAAGAAGTAATTGAAACAGCTTTGGCCAAACGGAATTGTTTCGCCATGTTACCTACTGGAACGGGAAAAACCATTTGTTATCAATTAGCCGGCCATTTGATGGAGGGGTTAGTTTTGATTGTTTCACCGCTACTTTCCCTCATGCAAGACCAAATGGAGCGAATGCGTGCTCACGGAGAAAAGCGAGTGGCGGCACTGAATAGCTTTTTAAAACGAGAAGAAAAAAGCCAAATCCTTGCGAACATTCATTTATATAAATTTATTTTTTTATCACCAGAAATGCTAAATAATGAAGCTGTGAAGAATCTATTATTAAAACAAAAAATCAGTTTGTTTGTTATAGATGAAGCACATTGTATTTCGCAGTGGGGCCATGATTTTCGACCTGATTATTTAATGTTAGGTCAATTTATTAAAGAGGCTAATTTCCCAGTGACTATGGTGCTTACTGCTACGGCGACGAAGAAGGTTAGGGTGGACATTTTAACGCAACTGCACTTAACGGATTGTGAGCAAATCATTTATTCGGTGAATCGGCCGAATATTTCTTTACAAGTGGAGAAATTTTCTAGCCAGCAGCTGAAGAAAGAACGTTTATATGAGCTTGTACGCAAACTGCAAACGCCGGGAATTATTTATTTTTCCAGTAAAAAATTAGCAGAAAGTATAGCGCATGAATTAAGCGAAATTGCCGAATTGAGGGTCGCTTATTATCACGGTGATATGGACACGGAAGATAGGATTATTATTCAGCAACAATTTGTATATGGACAGTTGGATATTATATGCGCCACTAGCGCTTTTGGGATGGGAATAGATAAAGCAGATATTCGTTTTGTGATTCATTATCATATGCCAGCTGATTTGGAAGCTTATTTGCAAGAAATTGGTCGAGCTGGGCGCGACGGCAAGGATAGTGTTGCGATTTTACTTTATGCGAATGGAGATGAATTCATTCAAATGCAGTTAGCAGATCAAGACATACCAGACGCCAATTTAATGAACTTGACGAATGAGCAACGGAAAACATTGCCGGAAACAGAGCAGCGTTTCATTGAGTATTACCAACGAAGCGGTTTAAGTACGAAAGAATTGACCGCCAAAATGAATTATCGCAAAAAATGGAAACGAGCTAATTTACAACAATTTATCGGCTACCTTCATACAGAAGACTGCCGTCGCAATTACATTTTGCGCTACTTTGAAGAAACGCCAATAGAAGCCACACCAGAAAATTGTTGTGACTTGGATGGGGCAGAAATAACCTATTTTGAGAAACGAGAAAAAATACAGCTGAAAGAAATTCCAACATGGGAAGCCTATCTATCCTATTTACTCCAGTAG
- a CDS encoding ECF transporter S component translates to MKNYSMKVFVSVAVLGTLAFILMMLQFPLLPSAPFLKLDFSDIPALIGGLLFGPLAVILVELIKNVLLYIVSGSPVGVPIGEISNFINGIVYVLPIYYLFHWFRSTKGMVLSTAIGTLVMTVVMSIFNYFILLPFYIKLGGLPADTDVAWLVTYAIIPFSLLKGVIVSAVFLLLYSRLKKWIAKNQTIKERRKFEKRQQETSH, encoded by the coding sequence ATGAAGAATTATTCAATGAAGGTTTTTGTAAGTGTGGCGGTTCTTGGTACTTTAGCATTTATTTTAATGATGCTACAATTTCCGCTACTACCGAGTGCACCATTTTTAAAGCTTGATTTCAGTGATATTCCAGCTTTGATTGGTGGCTTATTATTCGGACCACTCGCAGTGATTTTAGTAGAACTAATCAAAAATGTGCTACTTTACATTGTGTCAGGCAGTCCAGTTGGGGTTCCGATTGGAGAAATATCCAATTTTATTAATGGTATTGTTTATGTATTACCGATTTATTATTTATTTCACTGGTTTCGTTCAACAAAAGGAATGGTGCTTTCGACAGCAATTGGAACGTTAGTAATGACAGTCGTCATGTCGATATTTAATTATTTCATTTTATTACCATTTTACATTAAACTTGGTGGACTTCCGGCGGATACTGATGTTGCTTGGTTAGTCACATACGCGATTATACCATTCAGTTTATTAAAAGGTGTCATCGTCAGTGCTGTATTCTTACTGCTCTACTCTAGATTGAAAAAATGGATTGCTAAAAATCAAACAATAAAAGAACGGCGCAAATTTGAAAAAAGACAACAAGAAACAAGCCATTAA
- a CDS encoding asparaginase, translated as MAKVALITTGGTIASKKTASGKLASGELSGEELAALCQLPTEIQIDIYSTFQLPSMHITLPDLISLKQLIESIFMDETYDGIVVTHGTDSLEETAYFLDLAVTDARPIVVTGSQRAPEEPGTDAYVNIRHAIYTACEMNLRQAGTVVVFNERIFAARYVKKVHASNIQGFSAFGFGYLGIIDNDQVFLYQKPLEHECFDIRLDLPEVVVIKCYIGADGLFIDAAIDSGVSGIVLEGVGRGQVAPKMMPAIIRALDAGIPVVITTSAEEGNVYTTYDYEGSTFDLYNRGVILGKDYDSKKARMKLMVLLASQEEINQTNFR; from the coding sequence ATGGCAAAAGTGGCACTAATTACAACAGGCGGTACAATTGCAAGTAAGAAAACAGCATCAGGCAAACTTGCATCTGGTGAATTATCTGGAGAAGAATTAGCTGCATTATGCCAATTACCAACAGAAATTCAAATAGATATTTATTCTACTTTTCAATTACCATCTATGCATATTACGCTTCCTGATTTAATTAGTTTGAAACAACTTATTGAATCCATTTTCATGGACGAAACTTATGATGGCATAGTTGTAACACACGGGACAGATTCCTTAGAAGAAACAGCTTATTTTCTTGATCTTGCAGTAACCGATGCACGTCCCATTGTAGTTACTGGATCGCAGCGTGCGCCAGAAGAGCCGGGAACAGATGCCTATGTTAATATTCGTCATGCAATTTATACAGCATGCGAAATGAATTTACGTCAAGCTGGGACAGTCGTTGTTTTCAATGAGCGGATTTTCGCAGCGAGATATGTCAAAAAAGTTCATGCATCTAATATCCAAGGCTTTAGTGCTTTTGGTTTTGGCTATCTTGGTATCATTGATAATGACCAAGTATTCCTGTATCAAAAACCGCTTGAACATGAGTGCTTTGATATTCGCCTAGACCTACCAGAAGTCGTTGTGATTAAATGTTATATTGGAGCAGACGGTCTATTTATTGATGCTGCGATTGATAGTGGCGTTTCAGGAATCGTTTTAGAAGGTGTTGGACGCGGACAAGTGGCGCCAAAAATGATGCCAGCTATTATCAGAGCATTAGATGCGGGAATTCCAGTTGTCATCACAACAAGTGCGGAAGAAGGAAATGTATATACTACATATGATTATGAAGGTAGCACGTTTGACTTATATAACCGTGGCGTTATTTTAGGAAAAGACTACGATAGTAAAAAAGCGCGGATGAAATTAATGGTACTTTTAGCATCCCAAGAAGAAATTAATCAAACCAATTTCAGATAA
- a CDS encoding ferredoxin — translation MKYCLVEKDTCIACGACSIHAPDVFDYDTEGLAFNILDDNTGTKEIPEDLVEMVIDAEFACPSLSIKVSDGPFH, via the coding sequence TTGAAGTATTGTCTTGTTGAAAAAGACACTTGTATTGCTTGTGGCGCTTGTTCCATTCATGCACCCGATGTTTTTGATTACGATACAGAAGGTCTTGCCTTTAATATATTAGATGATAACACTGGAACAAAAGAAATTCCTGAAGATTTGGTCGAAATGGTGATTGACGCTGAATTCGCTTGTCCTTCACTTTCTATCAAAGTTTCCGATGGCCCATTTCATTAA
- a CDS encoding helix-turn-helix domain-containing protein, producing the protein MDKLDNYIMTILEKSITPRKLPFLHTVLAGRRTGQAVQDIHLFQMQHLFGLVPNLKANYLESRLSDLVRRGSIVSTENGYVIQEQQVASFATDYPDFLGFTFQRQAFAFFAHLRLAVQVVSNIHHHESYYLPVIRDKKIQQFIKHWLKSQDKSSLADALYEELFAWMEKLAVARPAFIVERFSGGELMGYTTEQIATKYQVEKWDVYFEVLHEIHRLLSVMKKKPEEWPILVSLVPDELAGLTSSAMQTYSLWQNGADLEAIERIRNLKMSTIHDHFVEIRATLKEADVPNLPEEEVIQTINTKKWNLLREIKAEFPDLDYYQIRLAVVSREGER; encoded by the coding sequence TTGGATAAGCTGGATAACTATATTATGACGATTTTAGAAAAAAGTATTACACCTAGAAAATTACCATTTTTACATACTGTTTTAGCTGGAAGAAGAACTGGACAAGCTGTTCAAGATATCCATCTTTTTCAAATGCAACATTTATTTGGGTTAGTGCCTAATTTAAAAGCCAACTATTTAGAGAGCCGCCTTTCAGATTTAGTGCGCCGAGGCAGCATTGTTTCAACTGAAAATGGCTATGTGATTCAAGAACAACAAGTGGCCTCTTTTGCAACTGACTATCCGGATTTTCTAGGTTTTACATTTCAGCGGCAAGCATTTGCCTTCTTTGCCCATTTGCGACTCGCTGTTCAAGTTGTTAGCAACATCCATCACCACGAAAGTTATTATTTACCTGTCATTCGTGATAAAAAGATTCAACAATTTATTAAGCATTGGTTGAAGTCACAAGATAAATCAAGTTTAGCAGATGCGTTATACGAGGAACTTTTTGCATGGATGGAAAAATTAGCAGTTGCTCGGCCAGCGTTTATTGTGGAGCGGTTTTCGGGTGGAGAATTAATGGGCTATACGACAGAACAAATTGCCACAAAGTATCAAGTAGAGAAGTGGGATGTTTATTTTGAAGTGCTACACGAGATTCACCGTTTGCTTTCTGTAATGAAAAAGAAACCAGAAGAATGGCCGATTTTAGTTAGTCTTGTGCCGGATGAATTAGCCGGACTAACTAGTTCTGCAATGCAAACTTATTCACTTTGGCAGAATGGCGCGGATCTAGAAGCAATTGAGCGAATTCGGAATTTGAAAATGAGTACTATTCATGATCATTTTGTGGAAATCCGAGCTACTTTGAAAGAAGCGGACGTTCCTAATTTACCAGAAGAGGAAGTCATCCAAACGATTAATACAAAGAAATGGAATTTACTACGTGAAATAAAAGCAGAATTTCCAGATTTAGATTATTATCAAATTCGGTTAGCGGTTGTTAGTAGGGAGGGCGAGCGGTGA
- a CDS encoding LysM peptidoglycan-binding domain-containing protein, which yields MVKTRKEKREYEEPADYDMNSEGQDEFNNEPPMLSRSDSRKGKKKTIFRYPLLNLLIVFFLLIPIVIVIVFVTVQNMGSSNEVKTDTESTVNVSDNTQSKEDKEKAKKAAEEKAAAEKAAEEKKAAEAKAEADKKKQEEDAVKAANERKEKEAAEEKAAAEKAAADKAAAEKAAQQKANESTQKKAGGSHTVKAGDTLYSIARSAYGQAGAAAGVEKIKQANGLGSNNVPVGTVLTIPQ from the coding sequence GTGGTAAAAACAAGAAAAGAAAAACGGGAATACGAAGAACCGGCTGATTATGACATGAATTCTGAAGGTCAAGATGAATTCAATAATGAACCGCCGATGTTATCCCGTTCTGATAGCAGAAAAGGAAAAAAGAAAACCATTTTTAGATACCCATTACTTAATTTATTGATAGTTTTTTTCCTATTAATTCCAATCGTTATCGTGATTGTCTTTGTGACAGTACAAAATATGGGTTCATCAAACGAAGTGAAAACAGACACAGAATCAACCGTAAATGTATCTGACAACACACAATCTAAAGAAGACAAAGAAAAAGCAAAAAAAGCCGCTGAAGAAAAAGCTGCTGCTGAAAAGGCTGCGGAAGAGAAGAAAGCTGCAGAAGCAAAAGCAGAAGCAGATAAGAAAAAACAAGAAGAAGACGCAGTTAAAGCAGCAAATGAAAGAAAAGAAAAAGAAGCTGCAGAAGAAAAAGCCGCTGCAGAGAAAGCTGCTGCCGACAAAGCAGCCGCTGAAAAAGCTGCACAACAAAAAGCAAATGAATCCACTCAGAAAAAAGCTGGAGGATCTCATACTGTAAAAGCTGGCGATACCCTTTATAGCATTGCTCGTTCTGCATATGGACAAGCGGGGGCAGCTGCCGGAGTAGAAAAAATTAAACAAGCCAATGGACTGGGAAGTAATAATGTTCCAGTTGGCACAGTTCTAACAATTCCACAGTAA